Proteins co-encoded in one Waddlia chondrophila WSU 86-1044 genomic window:
- the kdsA gene encoding 3-deoxy-8-phosphooctulonate synthase: MRRVPMKNFTIGQGEPMTVMSGPCVIESEEHCLKAAEELKKMFSGRPINFIFKSSYDKANRSSIHSFRGPGLEEGLRILEKVKKELDLPVVTDVHSPEQATAAGEVVDMIQIPAFLCRQTDLLVAAAKTGKVVSVKKGQFLAPWDMRNVIEKIKESGNDRVIAVDRGTSFGYNNLVSDFRAIPIMQELGVPVCFDATHSVQLPGGMGDKSGGQREFIPYLARAAVAVGADCLFMEAHPDPDQAKSDAASVLRFDAFPKLLDLLQRLRDAVDVL; this comes from the coding sequence ATGCGACGCGTGCCTATGAAAAATTTCACGATTGGCCAAGGGGAGCCAATGACTGTGATGTCTGGTCCTTGTGTGATCGAAAGCGAAGAACACTGTCTGAAAGCTGCCGAGGAGCTTAAAAAAATGTTCTCCGGCCGTCCGATCAACTTCATTTTTAAATCGAGCTATGACAAAGCAAACCGCTCTTCTATACACTCGTTTCGCGGACCTGGATTAGAGGAGGGCTTACGCATCTTAGAAAAAGTGAAAAAGGAATTAGATCTTCCTGTGGTGACCGATGTCCACTCGCCTGAACAAGCGACGGCAGCCGGAGAAGTTGTCGATATGATCCAGATTCCTGCGTTTTTATGCCGTCAAACCGATCTTTTGGTTGCAGCAGCTAAAACAGGAAAAGTGGTCAGTGTAAAGAAAGGACAGTTCCTTGCTCCCTGGGATATGCGCAATGTGATTGAAAAGATCAAAGAAAGCGGCAATGACCGTGTCATCGCTGTCGATAGGGGAACCTCTTTTGGCTACAACAATCTTGTCAGTGATTTCCGTGCGATTCCTATCATGCAGGAGTTGGGAGTGCCTGTGTGTTTTGATGCTACCCATTCGGTTCAGCTGCCTGGTGGAATGGGAGATAAGTCGGGAGGGCAAAGAGAATTTATTCCTTATTTGGCTAGGGCAGCAGTTGCCGTTGGAGCCGACTGTTTGTTTATGGAAGCGCATCCAGATCCTGATCAAGCGAAAAGCGACGCAGCTTCGGTTTTAAGGTTTGATGCGTTCCCAAAACTTTTGGACCTGTTGCAACGCCTTCGCGATGCAGTCGATGTTTTATGA